A segment of the Polyangiaceae bacterium genome:
GTGCGCCTGTTCGGAGTGCACCGCCTCGAGCTCGCGGAGGACGTGGTTCAGGACGCCTTCTGTCGCGCCCTGGAGCGTTGGGAAGTTGAAGGCGCGCCTGACAACCCCGGCGCTTGGTTGATGACCACTGCCAAGCGTCGCGCTTTGGACGTGCTGCGCCGCCGCGCCACCGCGGATCGCTTCGGTCCCGAGCTCGGGCGTGCCCTCGACAGCGAGTGGACGCTGCAGCCGACGGTCGAGGAGGCATTCAGCGACGCAGTCATTGAGGATGAGCAGCTGCGGCTGATGTTCTCGTGTTGTCATCCAGACCTCAGCCAGGGCGCGCAGCTCGCGCTGGTGCTCAACGTGCTGTGCGGCCTCAGCGCTCCCCACATCGCCTCGGCGCTCTTGCTCCAGCGCGGCGCTGCAGAGAAACGCATCGCCCGCGGCAAGCAGGTGCTGGCTTCCGCCGAGCGCTTGTTCGAGCTTGGGCACCAAGACTTCGACGCGCGCCTCGCGACGGTGACGCGAAGCCTGTACCTGCTGTTCAGCGAGGGCTATCACAGCGCGAGCAGTGAACCGGTGCGCCTCGAGCTGTGCAGAGAGGCGTTGCGCCTCACGCTGCTCCTCAAGCGTTACGCCCCGGCAGATACACCGACCACCAGTGCCCTCGCTGCGCTCATGTGCCTGCACGCTGCCCGTTTGCCTTGCCGTGTGGATCCAGCGGGAGATCTGCACGGGCTCGCCGATCAGGATCGCCAGCGCTGGGACTGGGACCTGGTTGCCGAGGGCCTCACTTGGCTGCGCCGCGCGTCGAGTGGCACAGAACTCAGCCCCTATCACCTCGAGGCCGCGATTGCGGCCACCCACGCGGCAGCGAAGAACCTTCCGGAAACGGACTGGGGACGTATCGTGGAGCTTTATGACCGCTTGCTTCGCCTGAACCCTTCACCCATGGCCGAGCTCGGACGCGCAGTGGCGATCGGTTGGTTTGCTGGGCCCGAGCGCGGCCTCGCGGCGCTGGATGCGATCACGGATGTCACGCGCCTCACGGCGTCACCGTTTTACGGCGCCACCCGCGGCGAGCTTGAAGCGCTGCGGGGGGATCTGCGCGCGGCCCGGCGGCACCTGGGGGAGGCGATTGCATGTTGCCGCAACGACGCCGAACGTCGCTTCTTGGAGAAGCGCTTGGCGGCGTTCGTGAACTAGAGGCGGAACACCGTTGCTGATCGACCGCCGTGTGTTTCCACGTGTGTCCCCATGCTGCCGCGATGAGCGACTCTCACGTGGCTAGAACTGCGTGTTCGCTAAGGATAGCCTCACCCGATGGGAAGGGCAGGACTCGGTAAGAGCGTCGAAGACGTAGTCGAGGCAGTGGCCTCCGGGCGCGCGAAGATTGATTTCCTTTGCTCGTGGGAACACAAGCGGCGACGGGAGCTGTTCTCACACCCTGCCCTCAAGACGCCTGCGCAGCGCTTTCGCGCGCTCCAGCTGACGGTCGAGCGTGGCGGCTGGACCAAGAGCAAGCACTGGATCGAGTGGCTCTTGCAGCGCCTAAGTGAGAAGCCGTTTCCATCCGGAGCCGACTGGCTGCTCGAAGCGTATGAGAAGCAGGCTCGAACTGGCCTGGAACGTTACCTTGCGGAAGCGATATTGGCAACGGGGAGCCGCCAAGGGATCGAACGCATTGCGGCGACGATCGAGTCAAAGCGCCCCTCGGAGGTGGCCATGACGGCGCTGCTCTGCTTGGATCCGAAGACCGCCGCCGGGCGCCTGCGCGGCTGGTTAGAGCCGATCCCTGCGGAGCAGCCGAAAATTGCTCAGGCAATACGGCTGCTCAATGCGCTCGCCGAAGACGGTTTTCGGGCCGGGGAGCTCCAAGGGTTTCCCGCAAAGAAGCGCCTTGGCTGGGTTCGCAGTGATCCCGGTTGGGTGCCAATCCTGGTTCAGTGCCGAAAGAACCGGGATCCGAACATCTCCAGACCCGCCAAATCGGCGCTGTCCAACGCCGACCCAGCGCTCCTGAGCGCTTCCACGACAGCAACCAAATCCAAAGCAAAGATCCCAGGGTCGACGCTTACGCTGCTCGGGAAAGCGGGCTACGTCAGAGCGCAGTACACCGGCCTACCCATCGCCTGTGGGGACGGCGCCGTCGCTTTCTTCTCGAGCACGACGGAGATCGAAGTTCGGGAGCTGATGCCCAATCTCCCGTTGCGGTTTCGCATTGCGTTGCCGAGCGGAATTGCCCTCCCACGGACTCGATGCCCGAACAATGAGGATGGCTGGGATCGTCCAGGTGTTCACGGTTTGGCACTCGATGCGGCGGGAGAGCGCGTCGCCATTTCGGTCAGCGGGCTCGCGAAGGGCCTGGGCGGTGTCGTCTTGTTCGATGATAGCGGAGAACTCGCGCGGTGGACTCCCGAGGACACCTGGCCGCATCGACTGCATTTCGGTGCCACTGGCGCAGTCTGGGTGATGGCCGAGCGCGATGAGGCGTGCGTTGCGTTGCTTGACGGTCGGACGCTCGAAGAACGCGGTCAGCTTTCGTTGAAGACCTTCCCTGCTCCTGCGTTCGTCGATGCCTACGCGCATCCGATCGATGACGTCGGGGTATTCCAGATCTCCTGTGGCCAAGACGGGATCTGGCTCAAGTGCGTCGAGGCGGGCGCAAAGAAGCTCAAGGTCCGGCAACAGAAGCTCAGCAGCGTTCACCACGGATCCATCCTTGCGGGCTACGCGGCTTCAGGCACGGTGGCCGTGACGCTGCTCGAGAGCAAGCTCTTGCTACGAGCGTGGCCTGATCTGAAGCCGCTGAAGGGCAAGGTCACCACCGGCTCCCCGTGCGCTGCAGCGGGCTCCGGCGACTTCGTGATCGTCAGCGTCGCGACCGCCGCAGACGACGCAGACCGGTTCGAGGTGTTCAAAGCTCCCAAGTGGGACCGAGTCGGTGAGGGGGCATGGCCCGCTGGCCACTCACTCGTCGACTTGCGGGGCGATCGTCTGATCACAGCGACCGCAAGTGAGCTCACGCTTTGGCAACTCGGTTGATTTCATGGTTGTCCATCTGACTTGGAAGTGAACCTGTCGCGTTCTTACAAGCGCTTGGGGGCGCCCTCGCACTAAGCTCGACCCATGAAAGTACGAGGAACGTTTCACGTCGAGATGATCGCTGAGCCCGCATTCGACGACGTGGAAGGCGTCACGCTCAGCCGCGCCCGCTTCGACAAGCGCTTCGAAGGGCCTCTCGACGCGACCAGCGAGGTGCACATGCTTGCGGTGAAGACACCCGTTGAAGGTTCCGCCTCCTACGTCGCCGTAGAGCGCATCTCAGGCAGCCTGGAAGGGCGCAAAGGCAGCTTCGTCGTGCTCCACACCGGCTTCATGCGCTCGGGCCTCGAGCTCACCATTGCCCACGACTCGGGCACCGGCGAGCTCAAGGGGATCCTCGGCAAGCTGGAGATCGAAGTGAAGGACGGCCAGCACTTCTACGAGATCGACTACCACTTCGAGTGAGGTGGCGCTGATATGCTGGTCTGACCGATGAGCGACACCTACGGCGACCGGCGTCAGACCTTGCAGCTGCTCGCGCGGCTGCGGGACGCGAGCGCGTCCGAGGACACGCTGTGCGAAGTCATCGAGGCGCTCGGGCGCACTGAGGACCCGCGTGCGATTAGACCACTTCGCGAGCTGCTGGAAGACCGAACGCGAGCGAACCCAGTTCGCGAGGTTGCGGCCGGGGCATTGCGGATGTTCGACATCGACGTGCCGGAGGCGATGTTGCTCCGCTGGTGGTCGTCAGGGGACCCGCTACTCCAAGAGCACGCGCTCTTCCTGATGGATGACGTGGTCGGTGTGGAGGTAGTGCTGAGCGTCGCGCGGGACCCGAGGCACCCGCTGCATGGCGCGGCGATTCACAGCATGAGCCTAGGCTTCTGGCGCCCCGAGCATCAGCGCTTGAAGATCGCCGCATTGAGCCACCCGGACCCTGAAGTGCGCGAGCCTGCGGCGACTTCCCTCGTGCTAGACGAACCCATCGCCGCCGAGCCGGCGCTCCTGCGTTGCCTCGAGGATTCAAACTCATCCGTGATGGATGGCGCGGCAGCGACGCTCGAATACTACCCGAGCGTCGCCGTGGTGAAGGCGCTCGCCGCGCGTGTCCGGCGTGGGCCTCCGGCTTTCGATGAGGACCTGGAGGAACTCGAAGAGCTACACTGGCAAAGTGTGCTCGATGCCTTTGACGCCCTGAGGCAGGACCTGCGAGACCACTTGGTCCAGGCGGAGCCTGCCGTCCGCGCCGAGCTCCTGGAGTGGCTTGAACCCGCCTGGGCGGAGCTCGCGTACGCCGATGAAGAGCTCGATCCGGAGCCTGTGGAGCGAGGCGAACCCATGCCGAGGCGACCGCGGCGTGTGATGGACTACTGGGAGCTCGACGGGATCCTGCGCGACCCAGATGCGCCAACCAGTCTGCTAAACAGCCTGAGTGACGTGGACGTGTTGGCCTTCAGCGACGTGCAGCGGGCGTCGCTGTTCGATCTACTTGAGAGGAGCGCAGATCCGCATCGACTCGACCTGCTCGCTCGCTTCTGCGAGGAAACGAAGGATGCCACACGGCTCTTGAGGCTGCTGGCGAATCCACGCTTCGCCGTGCGCAAAATGGCGATGTATCACCTGGGTTGTCTGCCGGTTGATCCGGCGCTTGCCTCACGCATCCTCGAGTACTGGAAGCGCCCCGACGTGCGCGGCGCCCACGGCTACGAGACCCTCGAAGCCTACGTTCACCATGCGCCGCCGGCTGATGCGCGCCGCAAGGCCCTCTCCGTCGCGGCGGACAGCACTCAAGATCCCGACGCCCGCTTTCACGCCATCTACGCGCTAGAGAAGCTCGGCGCGATCGCTGAGCTGACCCGCCTGCTCCCGCTACTCGCCGAGCCGCCGCTGGTGAACTGGGGGCTCCACAACGCGCTGCTCGATGCCGCGACCAAGCGCAACCTGGAGGTGCCTGCCCCCACCCTCGAGCTGCTCGGCAGCGTGGACAACCTGGACCTGCGTGAGGCTCTGGCTCGCTATCGTCACCGGGCAGCGCTCACGTGAAAGCGGAGCATGCAACCTAGGACAGACCGACGCGGTTCAGCTTGCACGCTTCCGCTGCTTGCGTCTGCGCGTCGCCTCGTAGCGACGGGCGTCGCGATCCACCGCGCCTGCCAGCGCCTCCACCGATTCGAGCAGCTGCGTCCTGAGCCACTGGTGGGCCGCGTCGCCGCCGTAGCGCGGGTGCCAGACCAGGCTGAGCGTGTACGGTTCGAAGGGCAGGGGCGGCTCGAGCAAGCGAAGCCCCAGGCTCGGGGCCAGCTTCTTCGCGATCCGCTCGGAAACAACCAGCAAGTAGTCCGAAGACGCCGCTAGCTCCAGCGCGACCTGAAAGTAGGGCACCGCGCGCGCTACCCGGCGCCGGAGCCCGCGCATTTCAAGCAGGTTGTCTACGTAGCCGCCTGGACGCCCCCGAGGCGCGATCTGGATGTGGGGCAGCTCCACGAAGCGCTCGAGAGTCAGCCGCTGCTTCACGCTCGGGTGCCCTTCGCGCACCACGCAGATCAAGCGATCCGTGATGATTGGGCGCGATCGCAGCTCTGGTGGGAGGTTCCCATAGATCCCAACGGCGAGGTCGCTGGTGCCCTCCCGCAGTCGCTCGCCATCGTCGACGGCGTTGGGGACGACTCGCAAATCGAGCCCCGGTGCTGCGGTCCGTAAGCGCTCCTCGAAGGCGCCGCCAAACACCACCATCACGTAGTCGGTCATGCTCAGGGTGAAGCTCCGCTCGACGCGCTCCGGATGAAACTCTTCCGTCGGTTCAAACACGCGCCCTGCGCTAGCCACCGCGTCGCGGACTCTGGGTTTGAGGCTCTCGGCTCGGGGGGTGAGGACCATCGTACGCCCGGCTCGCACCAGCAGCGGGTCACTGAAGCGCTCGCGCAACCGAGCCAACGCATGACTGACTGCAGGCGTTGAAAGCCCCAACCGACGCGCGGCGCCGCTGACGCTCACCTCTTGCAGCAACGCGTCCAAGGTAGCCAACGCGCTCAAGTCGGATGATTCCATCGCGTGCAAGTATAGGACCGCATGCTTGCAGCGGAAGCATCGGAGAGGTTCGCTTGCGAGCACCGAGGTTGTGGCCGCTAATGACAAGTACACTGTCCGCTCCGCACCTAGTGGGGAGGCCACTTCTGGCGCAGATTGAACGCTGACAGGAGACACGACTATGTCAGCATCGGTTGCAACATCCACGAAATCTGCGCCAGAACCGAGCATCAAGGTGCGCCGCATGGACTTCGAGTTCGGCGAGGAGACGCCGACCTTCTGGTTCGATGACAACCCCCTACTCACGGCCACCTTGTCAGCCCTGGCCGTGTCCTTCCCGCCGGGAGAGCGCTACTTCATCGCCAGCGTGCGGCATTTTTTGGATCGGGTGAAGGACCCCGAGTTGCTCGCGCAGGTGAAGGCGTTCGTCGGCCAGGAGGCGAACCACACCAAGGAGCACATCGCGTTCAACCAGTTCTTGGACAGCCGCGGCTTCCCCGCGACCGCGATGGAGAAGTGGGTCGCGGATCGGGTCGCCGAGCTCCAGAAGCGCTCGAGCCCCGAGGCGAACCTGGCGCGCACCGCAGCGCTCGAGCACTTCACCGCCATCTTGGCCTCGGTGTTGCTCGAGCACCCCGAGATCGCTCAGCGCATGAGCCCCGAGGTCGCGAAGCTGTGGGTGTGGCACGCCATCGAGGAGGTGGAGCACCGCTCGGTGGCCTTCGACGTCTACAAGACCGCGGTGGACGACGAACAGCTGCGCATCAAGGTCATGCTCCTCACCACGGTGATCTTCATCACAGTGAACGCGGTGCGCACCACGATGCTGCTCAGGGCTTCAGGGCGACAGCGCGAGCTTCTGCCGATCCTCAAGGCGCTGAACGTGATGTGGGGTCGCCCGGGGCTCTTCCGTAAGGTGGTGCCGCGTTATCTTGAATATTTCCGGAAGGATTTTCATCCCTCGCAGCTGGACAGCGGTGCCTTCCTCGAAGCCGCCAAGCGCCAGTACCTCGGCGCCGCGGCGTAGCGGCGTAGCGGCGTGGCGCGCCTACTTTCCGCTCAAGCAGGCGCCGTACACGTCCTGAGCGGCGTTGAACGCGGCGTCTTCGTCGACGCACACGTCGTCGCCGCCCAGAGCCGCGTCACACGACTGCGCGCGACAGGTGTAGAGGGCCTTGGCGGCGTCGCGCAGCGCGGCGTCGGCATCGCAGCTTTCGTCGACGAACGCCCACGTGTCCGAGAACATCGCCTTGCAGGAGGTGACGGTTGCTGGCGGGTAGTGGATGGCGCCCGCGTCTTCGTTCACGCACTGGGCGGTGGTCTCGCAGAGGGTGTCCGTAACCGCGCTGTATGCATCCGCGGGGTAGAGCCCGCCGGCGCCGCGATCGGGATCCGGCACATTGGCGAGCAAGCCATCGGGCGGGCCTGCGTTGACGATCACACCCGCGCGACAGTGGAACCGCACCTGATTGAACAGCGTGTTCGCGCGGGTGGCGCTCATCACGTAGTCCCCTGGGGGCACGTTGTAAAACAGCACGCCGCCGTCCTTGCTCGTGGCCGGCTGGTCCACGGCCGGCAGGACGTTTTCGTCGAAGTAGATGGGGCCGCTGCCCGCGGGTGGGGCGGGGGAGAGGGACACACTCACGTCCGCCATGCCTTGGCGCAAGTGCACGTAGAGTGAGCCGCCCATGCGCGCAACCGTGCTGGCGACGACGCAGTTCTCGGCTTCGTTGACTGGCGTCGGGACGAGGCCCGACAGCGCCGTGAAGATCCCCTTGGAAACGACCTGGATGGCAAACGGGTGAATGCCCTTTTCGGTGAGCTGCAACGTCGCGGTTTGCGTCGTCTTGAAGTTCGGATGCTCGACGACCAGCGTGACGTCGCTACCGACGCGCAAGCCGTCGAAGCGGAAGTGAGCGTCGTCACCGGTCACCACCTGCATCTCTGGGTGCTCGAGGACGCTGACCGTCGCTCCCGACACGCGCTCCCCCCCGACCTCGTCGAGGAAGGCGAGCACGTCACCTTCCACGGAGGCCACCGCAGGCTCGGAGATCACGTCTTCACTGCTGCAGCTCACGGCGAGCAGTGCCAAGGGGATCACGGGAGTTGCCAGACGGGAAAGCAAGCGCATGCGTGGAAGATAGCCTTGCTCCCCGACTCCGGCGCAACCGTCTCGCTAGGAATTGCGCGCTTTGGCCTCGCGCTCGCTGCGATACTGGCTCGGGGTCTGTCCCGTCCAGCGGCGAAAGGCGCGCGTGAAATTGGCGGCATCCACGTAGCCCAGCAGCTCTGCGACCTCGTGCGCCGGGAGGCGCGGGTTGTCGAGCAAGCGCAGCGCCTCACGGCGGCGTGCGGCTTCCACCAAGGTCGAGTAGCGGGTGCCCTCGTTCTGCAGGTGCCGCCTCAGAGTGCGCGGCGCCATGCCGAGGCGCTTCGCCATGTCTTCCAGGGACGGGTAGCCGCCGGGCCCCGGCTTCAGCTCCGCGGCGACGCGGGCGACGAGCAGCCCGTCGCTCAGGCCTCGCTCCCGCTCTTCACGGGCGCACCATTTCATCGCTGAGCTGAGCGCCGTTGGGTTCGACATCGCGAGCCGCGTGTCGAGTAATTGCGTGGGGAAACGAAACTGGGAGGAGGGCATATCAAAGCGCACGTTGCCGAGGCGCTGCCGTAAATAGGCGGCGTGCTTGGGCTCCGGGAACGCAAACCACACCTCGGCGTGTCCTACGGTTTGCGGAGCCAGCGCCCCGATGCCGCGATACATCGCAGAAAAGCAGATTTGTGTCACCTCTGAGCGCTGAGCACTTGGAACCGGCAGGTTGATTTCGACCTCGATGCTGCCGATTTCCCCGTGGGTATTCACCACCAGGTTCGATGCGCGGCCGATCAAATGCCAGAAGCGCTGCAGCACCTCGAGCGCTTCGCGCAAGGTGGAGCTCGCGAGGATGGCGTAGCCCACGCTGCCGAGCGCCGTCGGTGGCAGCCGCCAGCCCATCTCCGCCGCGAGGGAAGGATCGTCGAGCTCTTGCTGGACGACGGCGGTGAGTAACAAGTGCTGGCTGAGGGCGAGCCCCGACTCCGCGATCTCTGCAGTGCTCAGGGGGATGCCAGCTCGGCTCAAGAGCTCCTTGGAGGACAGACCGCGTTCGGTCGCGATCTCGAGCACGGTCATCGGGAACACGCCGGGGATGAACCAGCGCTTCCACTCGTCCCTTGGTCGGCCTGCTTCGACGGACACCTCGGCCACTATGGGAGCCTTGGCCGCTGATGACAACGCTCGGCCTCGCAAAGCACCTCGGAGCCAAAATCGGCGGCTCCAGGCGCTCCCTCACCCCCAAGCGAGACGAAGATTGGCCTGAAATGACAACCAGGATGTCCCCTCCGGACCTGCCGTTTCGCTTCATCCTGACTACACTACTGACACCGGTTCAATAGCGAGGGCGCAGTGCCGGCGGTGGACTAGGGAGCTTTGAGCATGCAGCACGAAAACCTCGACGTAGTGATCATCGGTGCGGGCCTGTCCGGCGTCGGTGCGGGTGTTCATCTCTCTCAGAAGTGTCCAGGCAAGCGCTTCGCGTTGCTCGAGATGCGTGAGGCCATGGGCGGTACCTGGGACCTCTTCCGTTACCCGGGGATCCGCTCCGACTCCGATATGTACACCCTCGGCTATCACTTCAAGCCGTGGACGAACCCGAAGGCCATCGCCGATGGCGAGGACATCCGCAGCTACATCCAGGAGACGGCGCGCGAGTACGGCATCGACCGGAAGATCCGCTACCAGCACAAGGTCAAGAGCCTGAACTGGAACAGCAAGCGCGCTCGCTGGGAGCTGGAGGTGGAGCAGCTGGACACGGGCGATACCGTGCGGATCAGCGCCCAGTTCGTGATCTGCTGCTCTGGCTACTACAAATACGAAAGCGGCCACACGCCGGAGTTCGCAGGACGCGAGGATTTTGGGGGGGAGGTCATCCATCCCCAACTTTGGCCCGAAGGGCTCGACTATTCGGGGAAGCGCATCGTGGTGATTGGCAGCGGCGCCACCGCGGTCACGCTCGTGCCTGCCCTGACCGACAAGGCCGCGCACGTCACGATGTTGCAGCGCTCGCCGAGCTACGTG
Coding sequences within it:
- a CDS encoding DUF3224 domain-containing protein, whose protein sequence is MKVRGTFHVEMIAEPAFDDVEGVTLSRARFDKRFEGPLDATSEVHMLAVKTPVEGSASYVAVERISGSLEGRKGSFVVLHTGFMRSGLELTIAHDSGTGELKGILGKLEIEVKDGQHFYEIDYHFE
- a CDS encoding LysR family transcriptional regulator — its product is MESSDLSALATLDALLQEVSVSGAARRLGLSTPAVSHALARLRERFSDPLLVRAGRTMVLTPRAESLKPRVRDAVASAGRVFEPTEEFHPERVERSFTLSMTDYVMVVFGGAFEERLRTAAPGLDLRVVPNAVDDGERLREGTSDLAVGIYGNLPPELRSRPIITDRLICVVREGHPSVKQRLTLERFVELPHIQIAPRGRPGGYVDNLLEMRGLRRRVARAVPYFQVALELAASSDYLLVVSERIAKKLAPSLGLRLLEPPLPFEPYTLSLVWHPRYGGDAAHQWLRTQLLESVEALAGAVDRDARRYEATRRRKQRKRAS
- a CDS encoding metal-dependent hydrolase, whose translation is MSASVATSTKSAPEPSIKVRRMDFEFGEETPTFWFDDNPLLTATLSALAVSFPPGERYFIASVRHFLDRVKDPELLAQVKAFVGQEANHTKEHIAFNQFLDSRGFPATAMEKWVADRVAELQKRSSPEANLARTAALEHFTAILASVLLEHPEIAQRMSPEVAKLWVWHAIEEVEHRSVAFDVYKTAVDDEQLRIKVMLLTTVIFITVNAVRTTMLLRASGRQRELLPILKALNVMWGRPGLFRKVVPRYLEYFRKDFHPSQLDSGAFLEAAKRQYLGAAA
- a CDS encoding carboxypeptidase regulatory-like domain-containing protein, with the translated sequence MRLLSRLATPVIPLALLAVSCSSEDVISEPAVASVEGDVLAFLDEVGGERVSGATVSVLEHPEMQVVTGDDAHFRFDGLRVGSDVTLVVEHPNFKTTQTATLQLTEKGIHPFAIQVVSKGIFTALSGLVPTPVNEAENCVVASTVARMGGSLYVHLRQGMADVSVSLSPAPPAGSGPIYFDENVLPAVDQPATSKDGGVLFYNVPPGDYVMSATRANTLFNQVRFHCRAGVIVNAGPPDGLLANVPDPDRGAGGLYPADAYSAVTDTLCETTAQCVNEDAGAIHYPPATVTSCKAMFSDTWAFVDESCDADAALRDAAKALYTCRAQSCDAALGGDDVCVDEDAAFNAAQDVYGACLSGK
- a CDS encoding AraC family transcriptional regulator, translating into MAEVSVEAGRPRDEWKRWFIPGVFPMTVLEIATERGLSSKELLSRAGIPLSTAEIAESGLALSQHLLLTAVVQQELDDPSLAAEMGWRLPPTALGSVGYAILASSTLREALEVLQRFWHLIGRASNLVVNTHGEIGSIEVEINLPVPSAQRSEVTQICFSAMYRGIGALAPQTVGHAEVWFAFPEPKHAAYLRQRLGNVRFDMPSSQFRFPTQLLDTRLAMSNPTALSSAMKWCAREERERGLSDGLLVARVAAELKPGPGGYPSLEDMAKRLGMAPRTLRRHLQNEGTRYSTLVEAARRREALRLLDNPRLPAHEVAELLGYVDAANFTRAFRRWTGQTPSQYRSEREAKARNS